In Flavobacterium cerinum, one genomic interval encodes:
- a CDS encoding ribonuclease HII — protein sequence MLLQNYSKLTLEAGTDEAGRGCLAGPVTAAAVILPDDTIIEKLNDSKKLSEITREKLRPIIEEIALSYKVIHLEPEIIDDINILNASILAMQNCITNLNPIPNYIIVDGNRFKPVQDIPYSCIVKGDSKYLSIAAASVLAKTYRDEYMNRIHEEFPMYNWKKNKGYPTIEHREAIRKYGTTQYHRKSFRLLPEQLKLEF from the coding sequence ATGCTCTTACAGAATTACTCAAAGTTAACATTGGAAGCCGGTACAGATGAAGCCGGAAGAGGATGTCTCGCCGGTCCGGTTACCGCAGCTGCCGTAATTTTACCGGACGACACCATTATTGAAAAACTCAACGATTCAAAGAAATTATCTGAAATCACCCGCGAAAAGCTTAGACCGATAATTGAAGAAATTGCGCTCTCCTATAAAGTAATTCACCTCGAACCCGAAATCATTGACGATATCAATATCCTGAATGCTTCTATACTGGCTATGCAAAATTGCATTACCAATCTGAATCCTATACCTAATTATATTATCGTAGACGGCAACCGCTTTAAACCGGTCCAGGATATTCCATACAGCTGCATTGTTAAAGGTGACAGCAAATACCTAAGCATTGCCGCTGCTTCTGTTCTAGCCAAAACGTATCGTGACGAATATATGAATCGCATCCATGAGGAATTCCCGATGTACAACTGGAAAAAGAACAAAGGCTATCCGACTATAGAACACCGGGAAGCCATCCGAAAATATGGCACTACTCAATATCACAGAAAGTCATTCCGACTACTTCCGGAACAACTAAAACTTGAATTTTAA